The Anolis carolinensis isolate JA03-04 chromosome 2, rAnoCar3.1.pri, whole genome shotgun sequence genome has a window encoding:
- the LOC103277661 gene encoding uncharacterized protein LOC103277661 produces the protein MGPQSLLALLLLLLLSHCPFFSEEQSIGDEGEPRVKLCGRDFVRAVVFTCGGSRYRRISPETTAASGDNTRTPQIGFLKITNDKGQENKNLMSVSDPTVKQLQSLNQPAGQQPLKDLSTLYIESAPLSDNFIEYIRQVEDAARKRRRETEPNNLKNLNNFPWDKYPRRKRDVDLQDRLSLICCVLGCTQEILNRLC, from the exons ATGGGGCCCCAGAGCCTGCTtgctctgctgctgcttctcctgctCAGCCACTGCCCCTTCTTCTCCGAGGAGCAGAGCATCGGAGACGAAGGCGAGCCCCGGGTCAAGCTCTGCGGGCGAGACTTTGTGCGCGCCGTCGTCTTCACCTGCGGAGGCTCCCGCTACAGGAGGATCTCCCCAGAAACGACGGCCGCCTCGGGAGACAACACGCGGACGCCGCAGATCG GCTTTCTGAAAATTACCAATGACAAAGGACAAGAAAACAAGAATTTGATGTCAGTTTCAGATCCTACAGTGAAGCAGCTGCAAAGTCTCAACCAACCAGCTGGGCAGCAGCCATTGAAAGACTTGTCCACTTTATATATTGAATCTGCTCCTCTTTCTGATAACTTCATTGAATATATTCGTCAAGTGGAGGATGCAGCCCGCAAAAGAAGAAGGGAAACTGAGCCAAATAATTTGAAAAACCTGAATAATTTTCCCTGGGACAAATACCCTCGAAGAAAGCGTGACGTTGACCTTCAGGACAGGCTGTCCTTAATATGCTGTGTTTTGGGATGCACCCAGGAAATTCTTAACAGACTATGTTGA